From Planococcus halocryophilus, the proteins below share one genomic window:
- a CDS encoding ABC transporter ATP-binding protein produces MISFKNVTKRYGEEIVAVNDVDFTVEEGKIVVLLGPSGCGKTTLLRMVNRLESISEGEIIINNENSKDLDAIELRRKIGYVIQSNGLFPNMTIEENVMLVPDLLGWSKKEKRERFEYLMKLIGLDAKDYGKRFPHELSGGQQQRIGVVRALAADPPVMLMDEPFGALDPIIRDKIQEEFLQIQREVKKTILFVSHDIDEAIKMADKIVLLRNGEIMQFDTPSKMLSHPKNEFVSQFFGKDRAIKSLSLHTVEDLQTIIGLGPVDESIQDTKTINIHQDLRNTLSMLMNQEADQVVVKNDQDENIGTITIDLVQKYLHFEIKGKMSASQEG; encoded by the coding sequence ATGATTTCATTCAAGAATGTTACAAAACGATACGGAGAAGAGATCGTAGCTGTCAACGATGTTGATTTTACCGTTGAAGAAGGAAAAATCGTCGTGTTGCTCGGCCCTTCAGGCTGTGGAAAAACAACGCTGTTACGAATGGTCAACCGGTTGGAATCTATTTCAGAAGGCGAAATCATTATTAATAATGAAAACTCCAAAGATTTAGATGCCATCGAATTGAGAAGAAAAATTGGTTATGTCATTCAAAGCAACGGACTTTTTCCTAATATGACAATTGAAGAAAACGTCATGCTCGTTCCAGATCTTTTAGGATGGAGCAAAAAAGAAAAGCGAGAACGCTTTGAATATTTGATGAAGCTGATCGGATTAGATGCTAAAGATTACGGCAAGCGTTTTCCACATGAATTATCAGGTGGCCAGCAGCAGCGTATCGGTGTAGTGCGTGCACTTGCGGCTGACCCTCCGGTTATGCTGATGGATGAACCGTTTGGGGCACTCGATCCAATTATTCGAGACAAGATACAAGAAGAGTTTCTACAGATTCAGCGAGAAGTGAAAAAAACGATTCTTTTTGTTAGCCATGACATCGACGAAGCGATCAAAATGGCTGATAAAATCGTACTTTTGCGCAATGGAGAAATTATGCAATTTGATACACCTTCAAAAATGCTTTCACATCCCAAAAATGAATTTGTCTCCCAATTTTTTGGCAAAGACCGTGCCATTAAAAGTTTGAGCTTACACACGGTAGAAGATTTACAAACAATTATTGGACTCGGTCCGGTTGACGAATCGATTCAAGATACGAAAACGATCAATATCCATCAAGATCTGCGCAATACTTTGTCCATGCTAATGAATCAAGAAGCAGATCAAGTAGTTGTGAAGAACGATCAGGATGAAAATATTGGCACAATTACAATCGATCTTGTTCAAAAATACCTACATTTCGAAATAAAAGGGAAAATGTCCGCATCTCAGGAAGGGTGA
- a CDS encoding ABC transporter permease, whose product MEKWLRFLEVNAPRILELTIDHAVLVSLAIIVALLIGIPLGIYLTTNQYLADTVLQIASITLTIPSIALFGVMIPIFSLINQGIGFVPAFVALVLYSQLPIIRNTYTGIKNVNPEMRDAAIGMGMKTHQRLLRVEIPNAMPVIMAGVRTAVIMNIGIAVIASYIGAGGLGVLITQGISRGDNYLIISGSIAVAILAIIADSILLLIQKRFTIKALTD is encoded by the coding sequence ATGGAAAAGTGGCTCCGGTTTCTTGAGGTAAACGCTCCTCGTATTTTAGAGCTAACAATTGATCATGCCGTGCTAGTTTCTCTAGCAATTATCGTGGCACTCTTGATTGGTATTCCGCTCGGTATTTACTTGACCACGAACCAGTACCTAGCAGACACAGTTCTTCAAATTGCTTCTATTACATTAACAATTCCGAGCATTGCACTTTTTGGAGTAATGATTCCTATTTTTTCTCTTATCAATCAAGGGATTGGCTTTGTGCCAGCTTTTGTTGCGCTCGTATTGTATTCACAACTGCCAATTATCCGTAATACGTATACCGGCATAAAAAACGTCAATCCAGAAATGCGCGATGCAGCGATTGGCATGGGCATGAAAACGCATCAGCGTTTGTTGCGTGTCGAAATTCCAAATGCCATGCCCGTTATTATGGCAGGCGTACGAACGGCCGTCATTATGAATATCGGGATTGCCGTCATCGCTTCGTATATCGGCGCTGGCGGTCTCGGGGTTTTAATTACACAAGGAATTAGCAGAGGTGACAATTACTTGATCATCAGTGGCTCTATCGCTGTTGCGATACTCGCCATCATTGCAGATTCCATTTTATTATTGATTCAAAAACGTTTTACCATCAAAGCGTTAACCGATTAA
- a CDS encoding aldo/keto reductase — MDSIYLGNSGLRVPKYILGTVPFSGTNGFDAAGNIDEKTARRMVDMSLEAGINMFDTANLYSKGDAERVLGAAIKGRRDELLLTSKTGFPLGENPNARGASRSNILTSIDQSLERLGTDYLDLYFVHLWDGQTPVEETVETMTSLVKSGKIRHWGVSNYSGWALARTFTVAEQSGFIPPITQQIYYTPEAREAEYELLPAGSELGIGSMIWSPLGEGLLNGKIGRNKQAPSNTRQGAGWPEPWVQNQERLYQVIDALEEVAVNHNASVPQIAYAWVRDRPNVGPIVIAARNEEQLKENIASFEIQLTQEEHDRIESVARPVAIYPNWHRAMNSFDMGSTSEKTYLAGYKQSMGIDD, encoded by the coding sequence ATGGACTCTATCTATTTAGGAAATTCAGGCTTGAGGGTTCCGAAATACATACTTGGAACAGTTCCTTTTAGCGGGACAAATGGCTTTGACGCTGCAGGCAACATCGATGAAAAAACAGCACGGCGCATGGTAGACATGTCACTTGAGGCCGGCATCAATATGTTTGATACGGCCAACTTGTATTCAAAAGGGGATGCAGAGCGCGTATTAGGGGCAGCCATTAAAGGGCGCCGTGACGAATTATTGCTGACATCGAAAACAGGCTTTCCTTTGGGCGAAAACCCTAACGCAAGAGGAGCTTCGAGAAGCAATATTTTAACGTCTATTGACCAATCACTTGAGCGTTTAGGCACAGACTATCTCGACCTCTATTTTGTCCATTTGTGGGACGGGCAGACGCCGGTCGAAGAAACGGTCGAAACCATGACAAGTCTCGTCAAATCCGGAAAAATCCGCCATTGGGGCGTATCAAACTATAGCGGTTGGGCGCTGGCCCGAACGTTTACGGTCGCAGAGCAATCGGGCTTTATCCCGCCTATTACACAGCAGATTTACTACACACCAGAAGCACGGGAAGCGGAATATGAATTGCTTCCTGCTGGCAGTGAGCTAGGCATTGGCTCGATGATCTGGAGTCCGCTTGGTGAAGGGCTACTAAACGGCAAAATCGGCCGCAACAAACAAGCACCATCGAATACACGACAAGGTGCTGGATGGCCAGAGCCATGGGTGCAAAATCAGGAGCGGCTCTACCAAGTAATCGATGCGTTAGAAGAAGTCGCAGTCAATCACAATGCTTCAGTGCCGCAAATTGCTTATGCATGGGTCCGAGACCGGCCGAACGTCGGTCCGATTGTCATCGCGGCACGTAACGAAGAGCAGTTAAAAGAAAACATCGCTTCTTTTGAAATTCAGCTAACACAAGAAGAACATGACCGCATCGAATCTGTTGCCCGACCAGTGGCAATCTATCCAAACTGGCACCGCGCTATGAACTCATTTGACATGGGCAGCACGTCTGAAAAAACGTATTTGGCAGGGTATAAACAATCGATGGGCATTGATGACTAA
- a CDS encoding alpha/beta fold hydrolase yields MGHYIEVEDGVNVYVEDIGSGQPVVFIHGWPLNSKAFESQVSVLAEQNFRFIGIDLRGFGKSDKPWSSYDYDMAANDVKAVVDYLKLDQFVLAGFSMGGPIAIRYLTNFNQQGVDKLLLLSAAAPLFTQREDFQHNLKPEEVDGIIDQLKEDRPAFLGQFADMFFEQKKSPEFLHWFQTLGLQAGAHSTIKAAIALRDEDLRDELAGITVPTAIFHGKKDQICAYELGEEMDKQIPNSVLVPFEDSGHGINADEPERFNNELLNFLKSSDVK; encoded by the coding sequence GTGGGACATTATATTGAAGTGGAAGATGGCGTAAACGTTTATGTAGAGGACATTGGATCGGGGCAACCGGTCGTATTTATTCATGGCTGGCCTTTAAACAGCAAGGCATTTGAATCGCAAGTGAGCGTACTCGCAGAGCAAAATTTCCGATTTATCGGCATCGACCTTAGAGGCTTCGGGAAATCAGACAAGCCGTGGTCGAGCTATGATTACGACATGGCAGCAAACGACGTCAAAGCCGTCGTCGATTATTTGAAACTTGATCAATTTGTGCTTGCTGGATTTTCAATGGGCGGGCCGATTGCCATTCGTTACTTAACAAATTTCAACCAGCAAGGCGTCGATAAATTACTGCTGTTATCCGCTGCGGCTCCGTTGTTCACTCAGCGCGAGGATTTCCAACACAACTTGAAACCGGAAGAAGTAGATGGCATTATCGACCAACTTAAAGAAGATCGTCCGGCCTTTCTTGGGCAATTCGCGGATATGTTCTTTGAACAGAAAAAATCACCTGAATTTCTCCATTGGTTCCAAACGCTTGGACTTCAAGCCGGAGCTCACTCGACCATTAAAGCCGCTATTGCCTTACGAGATGAAGACTTGCGTGACGAGTTAGCGGGCATTACTGTTCCAACTGCTATTTTCCACGGAAAAAAAGATCAAATTTGTGCTTATGAATTGGGCGAAGAAATGGACAAGCAAATCCCCAACTCAGTGCTCGTTCCTTTCGAAGACAGCGGCCACGGCATCAACGCAGATGAACCAGAACGCTTCAACAATGAGTTGTTAAACTTCTTAAAAAGTTCCGATGTGAAATAA
- a CDS encoding aldo/keto reductase, producing MANDKFFTFHNGVKIPNIGFGTWQIPNEEAYDAVTIALKTGYTHLDTALAYKNEENVGKAIKDFDISRENVFITSKLPAQTKGYEATLEAFEETISNLGVDFLDLYLIHAPWPWDEIGKDCTEGNIESWKAMEKLYKEGKIRAIGVSNFAESDIQALINACEIVPMANQIPFYVGRDQKSLLQFCAKHNIVVEAYSPLATGQILDSAELKEIAAKYDVTPAQLCIRYCLEHNTLPLPKSTNEERILENSQLDFTISPEDVQTLDAFEDVRSK from the coding sequence ATGGCAAACGATAAATTTTTCACGTTCCACAATGGCGTTAAGATTCCCAATATCGGCTTCGGTACGTGGCAAATTCCAAACGAAGAAGCTTACGACGCAGTGACAATTGCGTTAAAAACTGGCTATACGCATCTTGATACGGCATTAGCATATAAGAATGAAGAAAATGTCGGCAAGGCGATTAAAGATTTTGATATTTCCCGGGAAAACGTTTTTATTACTAGTAAACTACCAGCCCAAACAAAAGGATATGAAGCCACTCTAGAGGCTTTTGAAGAAACCATTTCAAATCTCGGCGTTGATTTCTTGGATCTTTATTTGATTCATGCACCGTGGCCTTGGGATGAAATTGGCAAGGATTGCACAGAAGGCAATATTGAATCATGGAAAGCGATGGAGAAGCTTTATAAAGAAGGCAAAATTCGCGCCATTGGTGTTTCCAATTTTGCGGAAAGCGATATTCAAGCACTTATCAATGCTTGCGAAATTGTGCCAATGGCGAATCAAATTCCATTTTATGTCGGTCGCGATCAAAAGAGCTTGCTGCAGTTTTGTGCAAAGCATAATATTGTGGTCGAAGCGTATTCTCCGCTCGCAACTGGTCAAATTTTGGACAGTGCTGAACTCAAGGAAATAGCCGCTAAATATGACGTAACACCTGCTCAATTATGCATTCGTTATTGTCTGGAACATAACACTTTACCACTCCCGAAATCGACAAACGAAGAACGCATCTTAGAAAATAGCCAATTGGATTTCACTATTTCTCCAGAAGATGTTCAAACATTAGATGCGTTTGAAGATGTTCGCTCTAAATAG
- a CDS encoding class F sortase: MKQLVTIGTALVLCLALFIILKPLAASPTFEEQIEQVKKVEEKANVKKEEVTGNYVDKIAEFPILPEQREKLQMLQRERQESIKGMEPFQIKIPSIGVDAAIESTGILENGEMGVPEDVDQVGWFEPGFKAGAKGHAVLAGHVDSLTGPAVFYELENIKIGETVTLTGPDGREMVYKVTDLTSYETDDAPIEKIFGSSNKRLISLITCTGDYNRDIGSHEERLVVTAELISDSSVTDKQPEPPANVFATAFNISWHAVRDDAIIGYRIYEEDIQTGEMTKIETVSLFDRKKVNIQTDDTKRYFVTSVDVDLNESKKAEAETK, from the coding sequence ATGAAGCAGCTTGTTACCATTGGGACTGCCTTAGTTTTATGTCTCGCTTTGTTTATCATATTAAAGCCTTTGGCTGCTAGCCCTACTTTTGAAGAGCAAATTGAACAGGTCAAAAAAGTAGAAGAAAAAGCGAATGTTAAAAAAGAAGAAGTAACAGGCAACTACGTAGACAAGATTGCCGAATTTCCCATTCTTCCAGAACAACGTGAAAAACTACAAATGCTGCAACGCGAACGTCAAGAAAGCATCAAAGGCATGGAGCCTTTTCAAATTAAAATCCCTTCAATCGGTGTTGACGCAGCCATCGAATCGACTGGTATTTTAGAAAATGGCGAAATGGGTGTACCTGAAGATGTTGACCAAGTTGGCTGGTTCGAGCCTGGCTTTAAAGCTGGTGCAAAAGGTCATGCGGTTTTAGCAGGGCATGTCGACAGCTTGACAGGACCCGCCGTTTTTTATGAATTAGAAAATATAAAAATTGGTGAAACCGTCACTTTGACAGGTCCAGATGGACGTGAAATGGTCTATAAAGTGACCGATTTAACTAGCTACGAAACAGATGACGCACCGATTGAAAAAATATTCGGTAGCTCAAACAAGCGATTGATTAGCTTGATCACATGTACGGGAGATTACAACCGCGATATTGGTTCGCATGAAGAGCGTTTAGTTGTAACAGCTGAATTGATTTCTGATTCGAGCGTTACCGACAAACAGCCTGAACCACCAGCAAACGTTTTTGCTACGGCTTTCAATATTTCTTGGCATGCAGTGCGTGACGATGCGATTATCGGTTACCGCATTTACGAAGAAGACATCCAAACTGGCGAAATGACAAAAATCGAAACTGTTTCATTGTTTGACCGCAAGAAAGTAAATATCCAAACTGATGACACGAAGCGTTATTTTGTTACTTCTGTTGATGTGGACTTGAATGAGTCTAAAAAAGCTGAGGCAGAAACGAAATAA
- a CDS encoding methylated-DNA--[protein]-cysteine S-methyltransferase produces the protein MSQVHQIEFQSPIGIVEITGTDKAVRSILFSEKSRVTKPFSPDSPQVLKDCQQQLEEYFQGQRMDFTFACESAGTDFQQKVWTALTDVPYAETVSYGAIAKAVGSEKAVRAVGNANSKNKLSIVVPCHRIIGANGKLTGYAGTLPRKEWLLRHEKACSENQSV, from the coding sequence ATGAGTCAAGTGCATCAAATTGAATTTCAATCACCTATCGGCATCGTGGAAATTACCGGAACAGACAAAGCCGTCCGGTCAATTTTGTTTAGTGAAAAAAGTAGAGTGACGAAGCCATTCTCTCCAGACAGCCCGCAAGTGTTGAAAGACTGCCAACAGCAACTCGAAGAATACTTCCAAGGACAACGTATGGATTTCACATTTGCTTGTGAGTCTGCAGGAACGGACTTTCAGCAAAAAGTATGGACTGCGTTAACGGATGTTCCATACGCGGAAACCGTTTCTTATGGCGCAATCGCTAAAGCTGTCGGCAGTGAAAAAGCTGTCAGAGCAGTAGGGAATGCTAATAGCAAAAACAAACTTAGCATTGTCGTGCCATGCCACCGCATTATCGGCGCAAACGGCAAACTAACTGGCTACGCCGGCACCTTGCCGCGAAAAGAATGGCTACTGCGTCATGAAAAAGCATGCAGTGAAAATCAATCAGTTTAA
- a CDS encoding DNA-3-methyladenine glycosylase family protein, whose translation MKPIQSTRYTEISTPADFNYEECLVHLGRSSQENLYRIKEDKVIKLLKIDGELVLFQLTSVPGALRIEFPLNAPTPNETKQVVAYIEDWFDLTTDLQGFYEMAETDPILNPVVQQYFGLRVIGVPDLFEALVWAIMGQQINLTFAYTLKKRFVESYGDSVVYEGETYWTFPDPETIVALPFADLRALQLTGRKSEYILGIAAVMATGDLDKKRLLQEPDMESKLLEIRGVGAWSANYVMMKCLHDASAFPLADVGLHNALKAQLDMERKPTLAEITELSANWSGWEAYATFYLWRSLL comes from the coding sequence ATGAAGCCTATCCAAAGTACGAGATATACAGAAATTTCAACACCTGCTGATTTTAATTATGAAGAATGTCTCGTTCATCTTGGCAGATCTTCGCAAGAAAACTTATACCGGATTAAAGAAGACAAAGTGATAAAGTTGCTCAAGATAGATGGAGAACTGGTTCTGTTTCAACTAACATCCGTCCCCGGAGCTTTACGCATCGAGTTTCCGCTAAATGCACCTACTCCAAATGAAACCAAGCAAGTCGTTGCGTATATAGAAGACTGGTTTGATTTGACCACCGATTTGCAAGGGTTTTACGAAATGGCGGAAACAGATCCCATCTTAAATCCAGTGGTCCAACAATATTTTGGGTTGAGGGTAATTGGTGTCCCGGATTTGTTTGAAGCTTTAGTGTGGGCTATCATGGGGCAGCAAATCAACTTAACATTTGCTTACACATTAAAGAAAAGATTTGTCGAAAGTTACGGGGACTCAGTCGTTTACGAAGGCGAAACGTATTGGACTTTCCCGGACCCTGAAACAATCGTAGCTTTGCCATTTGCTGATTTGAGAGCGTTGCAGTTAACGGGGCGAAAATCGGAATACATTTTAGGCATTGCAGCTGTTATGGCGACAGGCGACTTGGACAAAAAGCGATTGTTACAAGAGCCAGACATGGAAAGTAAATTGTTAGAAATTCGTGGCGTCGGCGCATGGTCGGCCAATTACGTCATGATGAAATGCTTGCATGACGCATCTGCTTTCCCGCTTGCAGATGTTGGGCTGCATAATGCGCTAAAAGCTCAACTAGACATGGAGCGAAAACCAACACTCGCAGAGATTACCGAGCTATCGGCAAATTGGAGCGGGTGGGAAGCCTATGCCACATTCTATTTATGGAGGTCATTATTATGA
- a CDS encoding bifunctional transcriptional activator/DNA repair enzyme AdaA — MRLSFDEMWDKVMACDRKYDGLFYTCVKTTKIYCRPSCRSRKPKKMNVEFCLTMEDAEANGFRACKRCQPETEYSPVEELTRNVMTYLTANYKEPINLQQIAHHVGMSPSYLERTFKQETAETPHVCLEKIRIDKALYLLTSTDLSNLEVALEAGFQSPSNFYKVFRKLTNHSPSEYRKQSELVLL, encoded by the coding sequence ATGAGGTTATCTTTTGATGAAATGTGGGACAAAGTAATGGCTTGCGATCGTAAGTACGACGGTCTTTTTTACACATGCGTGAAAACAACTAAAATTTACTGCCGCCCTTCTTGTCGTTCTCGGAAGCCTAAAAAAATGAATGTGGAATTTTGCCTGACGATGGAAGATGCAGAAGCAAATGGATTTCGCGCATGTAAAAGATGTCAGCCAGAAACCGAATATTCTCCTGTCGAAGAACTCACTCGTAACGTCATGACTTATTTAACTGCCAATTATAAAGAACCGATTAACCTTCAACAAATCGCACATCATGTCGGCATGAGTCCGTCTTACTTAGAACGCACTTTCAAGCAAGAAACTGCAGAAACACCGCATGTGTGTCTTGAGAAGATTCGTATCGATAAAGCGTTATACTTATTAACAAGCACCGACTTATCAAATCTTGAAGTCGCGTTAGAAGCAGGATTTCAAAGCCCGTCAAACTTCTATAAAGTATTTCGGAAGCTAACAAACCATTCACCATCAGAATATCGAAAGCAAAGTGAGTTGGTTCTACTATGA
- a CDS encoding FusB/FusC family EF-G-binding protein, translating to MIHAKETTENQHASHSKAFIRNDQYNYIKDQTKILWTAQTSTNDVEVLNVLRHLAYEKVQNLFPVLTEEQKKILHPLVQIKELSEAETFLEQLQPYLIPFKTITDQDLKKIFPKAKKLKGPNVEIINFHKTSYLGWTESSNLRYLVVELNDQLIGLQGSITRSQKQGICRVCNRHSEVGLFVAKTKNSGNDQFIKRGNYICQDAAVCNDNIKTLDSLAEFMGQFQR from the coding sequence ATGATTCATGCAAAAGAAACGACAGAAAACCAGCATGCCAGTCATTCGAAAGCGTTTATTCGAAATGACCAATATAACTATATTAAAGACCAAACAAAGATTCTGTGGACGGCACAAACTAGCACGAACGACGTTGAAGTACTAAATGTCCTGAGACATCTTGCGTATGAGAAAGTTCAGAATCTATTTCCCGTTCTCACTGAAGAACAAAAGAAGATTCTTCATCCATTGGTACAGATAAAGGAATTGAGCGAGGCAGAAACTTTTTTAGAACAACTTCAGCCTTATCTTATTCCTTTTAAAACAATTACCGATCAAGACTTGAAAAAAATATTCCCTAAAGCGAAAAAGCTGAAAGGACCGAACGTAGAAATCATTAATTTCCATAAAACTTCTTATTTAGGATGGACGGAAAGCTCCAATTTGCGCTATTTAGTTGTGGAGTTAAATGATCAATTGATAGGTCTTCAAGGCAGTATCACACGTAGCCAAAAACAAGGAATTTGTAGAGTCTGCAATCGTCATAGTGAAGTGGGACTGTTTGTTGCCAAGACGAAAAACTCAGGAAACGACCAGTTTATTAAACGTGGCAATTACATTTGCCAAGACGCCGCGGTTTGTAACGACAATATTAAAACCTTGGATTCGTTGGCTGAATTTATGGGTCAGTTCCAAAGATAA
- a CDS encoding SDR family NAD(P)-dependent oxidoreductase produces the protein MELAGKVAIVTGGASGIGFATAKAFLEKGAKVVIGDYNEEGGQQAEQQLKESGADVTFVNVDVSKEESVEQMVAATVKRFGRVDIIVNNAGIGVLGVTHELTYEDYHKVIAVNQDGVFFGAKHAIINMLEHGDGGVIINTSSILGSVGEGGAFAYNASKGAVNLMTKSLALQYAEHKIRVNAVAPGYVETGMVSKEALGDFYDALVDKHPVGRLGQPEEIAHAIVFLVENEFVTGTTIMVDGGYTTQ, from the coding sequence GTGGAACTAGCAGGTAAAGTAGCGATTGTGACAGGTGGGGCATCCGGAATCGGGTTTGCAACAGCGAAAGCATTTTTGGAAAAAGGCGCTAAAGTGGTGATTGGCGATTATAACGAAGAAGGCGGTCAGCAAGCAGAACAACAATTAAAGGAAAGCGGCGCTGATGTAACTTTTGTTAACGTTGATGTTTCGAAGGAAGAATCAGTTGAACAAATGGTAGCAGCAACTGTTAAACGTTTTGGAAGAGTTGATATTATTGTTAACAATGCGGGAATTGGCGTGCTGGGCGTCACGCATGAATTGACGTACGAAGATTATCATAAAGTGATTGCTGTAAATCAAGACGGTGTCTTTTTTGGTGCCAAGCATGCCATTATAAATATGCTAGAACATGGTGACGGCGGTGTCATCATCAACACATCATCAATTTTGGGATCTGTTGGAGAGGGCGGAGCTTTTGCCTATAATGCTTCAAAAGGTGCTGTAAACTTGATGACCAAGTCACTGGCTTTACAGTATGCTGAACACAAAATTCGCGTGAATGCAGTAGCACCAGGATATGTGGAAACCGGTATGGTCAGCAAAGAAGCGTTGGGCGACTTTTACGATGCCTTAGTAGACAAACATCCTGTCGGTAGACTGGGCCAGCCAGAAGAAATTGCGCATGCCATCGTCTTTTTAGTTGAAAACGAATTTGTTACGGGCACCACAATAATGGTGGATGGTGGGTACACGACTCAATAA
- a CDS encoding PTS transporter subunit IIC, with product MKEFIGKLLNGVSIGIVVALIPNALLGEILKLLIPYFPSLQHLFDITVFTMSLLPVMIGVMVGVSFKLSSIQTASVGIAAMVGSGVVQKTAEGVMTLNGIGIVLNITITAALTVLFVQLLGNKLKAYEILLMPTLSILIPGMVGYLLLPFMRQSTGLIGSIVSHITALQPILMGSLIAMIFCIIILLPISTVGVATVIMLSGIGAGAANLGIVAAGIGLAISSYKANTLGTALAHVLGSPKIQMKNFLMKPQIATPMLITAGVLGALAGMLNIQGTPYSAGFGLSGLVGPLNYMNLAEGGWNGRNIAVMLSTFLVIPVLLNMGLLYIFTRKLKIIKAIDYKLDFE from the coding sequence ATGAAAGAATTTATTGGTAAACTATTAAATGGGGTCAGCATCGGCATTGTTGTGGCATTGATTCCGAACGCATTGCTAGGAGAGATTTTGAAATTATTAATCCCTTACTTCCCTTCTCTACAGCATTTGTTTGATATTACGGTCTTTACAATGAGCCTATTGCCCGTGATGATTGGCGTCATGGTCGGTGTTTCGTTTAAGTTATCTTCTATCCAAACCGCTAGTGTCGGGATTGCCGCAATGGTCGGGAGTGGTGTTGTTCAAAAAACAGCTGAAGGCGTTATGACGTTGAATGGCATCGGCATTGTTCTTAACATCACTATTACAGCAGCTTTAACTGTATTGTTTGTTCAGCTTCTCGGTAATAAATTAAAAGCATATGAAATTTTGTTAATGCCTACGTTAAGTATCTTAATTCCCGGAATGGTCGGCTACTTATTGCTGCCATTTATGAGACAGTCAACTGGTTTAATCGGTTCTATCGTCTCACATATCACGGCGTTGCAACCTATTTTGATGGGTTCGCTCATCGCCATGATTTTCTGCATTATTATTTTACTGCCAATATCAACGGTGGGTGTAGCCACAGTGATTATGCTATCAGGCATCGGCGCTGGTGCGGCGAATCTTGGAATTGTTGCGGCCGGGATCGGTCTTGCGATTTCCAGTTACAAAGCGAACACATTAGGAACTGCCCTTGCTCATGTACTCGGGTCTCCAAAAATCCAAATGAAAAATTTCTTGATGAAACCACAAATTGCGACACCTATGCTGATCACGGCTGGCGTTCTTGGTGCTTTAGCAGGTATGTTGAATATCCAAGGCACGCCTTATAGTGCCGGATTTGGCTTATCTGGTTTGGTCGGCCCGCTAAATTATATGAACCTTGCAGAAGGCGGATGGAACGGTCGCAATATTGCCGTTATGTTGAGTACCTTCCTTGTCATTCCAGTTCTTTTAAATATGGGCTTGCTCTACATTTTCACACGCAAATTGAAAATTATTAAAGCCATCGATTACAAACTAGATTTTGAATAA